From a region of the Burkholderia sp. PAMC 26561 genome:
- a CDS encoding LysE family translocator — MSLHTWFLFATAYLVTTISPGPNVLLVIRNAVRYGSRGTASTIAGNLLAQLVVVILVALGVGAVLIAMPPLFVGMKVIGALYLMYLGVKQLRSQAPKATPAANAQFAHVLNKGKLFREAVLVSGSNPKTLIFLSAFMPQFVTHDRPLPGQFIVMYLTVAAIVVLVHTIYSVSVRRFHDGLGTSRWLDAVKRSSGLVFFALGIKLLAAKRV, encoded by the coding sequence ATGTCCCTTCATACCTGGTTTCTGTTCGCGACGGCGTATCTCGTCACCACGATTTCACCCGGTCCCAACGTTCTACTCGTGATCCGTAACGCGGTCAGGTACGGTAGCCGGGGAACCGCTTCCACGATCGCCGGGAACCTGCTGGCTCAACTGGTGGTGGTCATCCTTGTTGCGCTGGGCGTGGGCGCCGTGCTGATTGCGATGCCCCCGCTATTCGTCGGCATGAAAGTGATCGGTGCTCTCTATCTCATGTACCTCGGCGTGAAGCAGTTAAGAAGCCAGGCGCCTAAGGCGACGCCTGCTGCCAACGCTCAGTTTGCACACGTGTTGAACAAAGGGAAGTTATTCCGGGAAGCGGTTCTGGTTTCAGGCAGCAATCCCAAAACGCTTATTTTCCTGTCGGCTTTCATGCCACAGTTCGTCACCCATGATCGTCCGTTGCCCGGGCAGTTCATCGTCATGTATTTGACCGTCGCTGCAATCGTGGTGCTTGTCCACACGATCTACTCGGTGAGCGTCCGTCGCTTTCACGACGGACTTGGGACGAGTCGCTGGCTGGACGCAGTAAAACGCAGCAGCGGACTGGTGTTTTTCGCCCTCGGTATCAAGCTGCTGGCGGCCAAGCGCGTTTGA
- the lpxA gene encoding acyl-ACP--UDP-N-acetylglucosamine O-acyltransferase, with amino-acid sequence MIDATAVIHPTAVIEDGAVIGAGVRIGPYCIIGSDAAIGAGTILKSHVVVSGHTRMGRDNTIYPFATIGEDNQDLKYAGEPTQVEIGDRNKIRESVTIHRGTVQGGGITRIGSDNLLMVNAHVAHDCIVGNHCILANNATLGGHVIVDDYVIIGGMCAVHQFCVIGAHVMVGGCSGVAQDVPPFIIAQGNHASPNGVNTTGLQRRGFSKEAIHAIRNAYKVLYRSGKTLEEAKPEIAEIASVHAEVKPFHEFLVRSTRGLIR; translated from the coding sequence ATGATCGATGCAACGGCTGTCATCCATCCGACTGCGGTTATTGAAGACGGCGCTGTAATAGGCGCCGGCGTGCGTATTGGTCCCTACTGCATCATTGGCAGCGATGCCGCGATCGGCGCGGGAACGATCCTCAAGTCCCATGTGGTTGTAAGTGGACATACGCGGATGGGTCGAGACAACACCATCTACCCCTTCGCTACGATCGGCGAGGACAATCAGGATTTGAAATACGCCGGGGAACCGACGCAAGTAGAAATAGGCGACCGTAACAAGATCCGCGAGAGCGTCACGATACATCGAGGCACGGTCCAGGGCGGCGGCATCACCAGGATCGGCAGCGACAACCTGCTGATGGTCAATGCGCACGTGGCGCACGATTGCATTGTCGGCAATCATTGCATTCTGGCAAATAACGCAACGCTGGGCGGACACGTGATTGTGGATGACTACGTGATCATCGGCGGGATGTGCGCGGTCCACCAATTTTGTGTCATCGGAGCGCACGTCATGGTGGGCGGCTGTTCCGGCGTGGCTCAAGACGTGCCGCCGTTCATCATTGCCCAGGGCAATCACGCTTCACCGAACGGGGTGAACACTACGGGCCTGCAGCGCCGCGGCTTCAGCAAGGAAGCGATCCACGCCATCCGGAACGCCTACAAGGTGCTCTACCGAAGCGGCAAGACGCTCGAGGAAGCGAAGCCGGAGATCGCCGAGATTGCAAGCGTCCACGCCGAAGTCAAACCGTTCCATGAATTTCTCGTCCGGTCCACTCGCGGCTTGATTCGATAA